From Enhydrobacter sp., the proteins below share one genomic window:
- a CDS encoding helix-turn-helix domain-containing protein, with amino-acid sequence MFLIGVLSERSGVNIETIRYYERAGLLQKPARSPGGYRLYRTVDVTRLSFIRRARDLGFSLDEIRHLLDLADQKFRSCRRVHDIGLTHLTEVRAKIRDLRRMEGILATMVKACANGTMPTCPLLEVLASA; translated from the coding sequence ATCTTCTTGATCGGCGTTCTGTCCGAGCGCTCAGGCGTGAACATCGAAACCATCCGTTACTACGAACGCGCCGGCCTGCTGCAGAAACCGGCCCGAAGTCCCGGCGGCTATCGGCTCTATCGGACCGTCGATGTCACGCGTCTTTCCTTCATCCGTCGCGCGAGGGACCTCGGCTTCTCGCTCGACGAGATCCGCCATCTGCTCGACCTTGCCGATCAGAAATTCCGGTCCTGCCGGCGAGTGCATGACATCGGCCTCACGCACCTGACGGAAGTTCGCGCCAAGATCCGGGATCTGCGACGGATGGAAGGCATCCTCGCCACGATGGTCAAGGCCTGTGCCAATGGCACAATGCCGACATGCCCGCTCTTAGAGGTATTGGCATCAGCTTGA